Genomic segment of Panicum virgatum strain AP13 chromosome 2K, P.virgatum_v5, whole genome shotgun sequence:
TCGGTTGCTCATTGTTAAATTAGGTGACTATGTgattgaaggaaaaataataacaggCTCCCATATTGGAGAGCATGTTTGCATCCCTAGAGTCGTTTTACATGGAACTAGTCCAAAAtggccatttactctagcaaggCGTCAATTTCCAATCAAAGTATGCTATGCACTGACCATTAATAAATGCCAAGGTCAGACGCTGCAAAAAGTTGGGATTTACTTGAAAGGACATGTATTCTCTCACGGTCAATTATATGTTGCAGTTTCAAGAGTCACATCACAAGAAGACCTGAAGATATTAATCgaaaatgaagatggaacaTCTGGGACTGCTACAAAGAATATTGTCTATAGGAAAATTTTGGAGCATCTCTAATGCTATTCATCGAGCACTTGGCAACAACATTACAACGCCATATCCTTTTGATAAAACATATTATATACACTACCATGATTATATGGAGCTTCCTGTCATCTTGAATAATACTTATTATCACTATGACTACCTACTATTCCGAAATCAAACAGGCTATTTAAATGTTCTTTTTTTCTCCCTGTATATCATCAGTGTACTTCCTTTTTATTAGGTATCAATCACTTACTTTTTGCATCTATTACCATATGGTATCACTACACTGGTACCTTAATGTTTTCCTTCCAACTCCTATAGGATGACCTGCATTCCATTAAAGGATATCAACCAAGGATCATACAAAACAAAAATCTGTGCAAGACTAACAAGGCTTTCTGAATTTATCCTTGATGACAAACCAGAACAAATACAACGATTGGACTTTGTGCTACTAGATGTCGAGGTACATATAAAACTTAACTCCCTAAAAAACAGCCAAACATTCTTATATTACAATTATATTAACAAATGTTTCCATACACAGGGACATGCAATCGAAGCTCAAGTACCCCAGCAACACATCAGTCGTTTCTTACCACGTCTTAAAGAAGGAACTGTGTACTTTGTTGAATTCTTCCAGGTCGTTCCATGTAGGACCAATTACCGAGCAGTCAGCCATACATACATGATTAAATTCACATGCCATACTAGAGTAACTGAATTCAATGCTGCGCCTCCAACATTTCCCAAATATGCATATACTCTAGCATCATTTGATACTCTGAGGACCAGAATCGACTATACAGCTGACATGTCAGGTGATTCCAGTTCAAACATAAATTCTGTTGTTTTAAATAATATTATAGAACTAAAAAAATGACACAGCAAATTTCCAGACACAATAGGTCGAATTGTCTCTGTTGAACCAGCTACAACTGCTTATGTAAAAGGTCTGAAGAAAGCAATACGTCACCTTTACATATCCGATGGCCGGTATGATTACAGCAATTATTCCAAATACGAAAATAGGATCACATATTTTTAATTTACTTCATGTTGCCTATATATTTTGATACAATGCAGCGAATCCATTGAAGTGGTCCTTTGGAGCCGTCAAGCAACTGAATTCCCAGCTGAAAAAATCATTGAACTGAGTAAAGAAAAACCTATAATTTTACTGCTCCTTGGTATCATTGCCAAATCACGTGAAGGTAAATAAATTGTCACCAAATATTCTTTTCCTCTCTTCAAATTATGCATTCCTTTATTCTTTCTGTAGTTAATAACATACTTTTAAAACCAGGTCAGCTAAAAATACAAGGAAGCATGTCATGCCAATACCATATCAATCCTGCAATCCCAGAAGCAGCAGCTCTCATAAACAAGTAAGTTCACTTAACTTATTGCCTGCAAATTCTAATAAAAATTCTACCCTAATTCCAGTAATATTACATAGATTTACAGGTTTTCCTCATCAAGTAACATGGACTGGTGCagccacttcttcttcttcagataTTATGACTACATCGGTGACAGAATTAGCAAAATTGACCAATCCACATGAACTCTATGTATGTTCCCACAAACTGCAATCATGATCCAAATGACCAGGTCCACAGCTTCACCACTGATTGCCTGTTATTTATCCTACATGTAGGGTAACATATATCAAGTTAACGTCGTACTCAGAACAATATCACCCAATCAACCATGGTGGTACTTAGGCTGCATATTATGCAGAAAAAGAGTATTCCCAGAAGGTGAAACGTACAGATGTCCCAAATGCTCTGGAAATAAAGCTGAACCTATGTATTTCCCTCTCGACTCAAATCTACTTTCCATAATTAAATTATTGTCTTCCTATTTAAATATTTCTTTCATGAACAAACAGGTACCGAATTGTTTTCATTGCAGCTGATCCAGACAACTTCTTGGAAGATAATGCACCTACCATTGAAATAACATTCTTTGGAAACATGGGTCAAGAGCTTACAGGCATCCCGGTGCTCCAATTAGCAGCAATATCTGAAGGAAATAATGTTTCTATCCCCTCAGAAATAACACGTCTCTATAGCCACAAATACACCCTTGCAATCAGTGTTCCATTCTCATCAATGCAAAGAGAAAATGTATCATATCAGGTAAAAAATATCATCACTACAGCAGGCCCTGCTATCACTACCAAAACTATATATCCTGCTACTTCAGGTACACAAAAAGAAACTGCTCCACCATCCATGCGAAACTTCAAGGTCGCATAACCTAATAGCAATTTGTTGCATTATGTTTCATAGGAACAGGACAACAACAAACTAAACCTACCCAGGACACCACAAGACACTTACCAGTTGCTGAAACCACCAAACTAGACAGTAACATGGTGAAATAAAATTCAGTTTGCCAACTTCCTTTTCATATCTATAACAATATACTGTA
This window contains:
- the LOC120695126 gene encoding replication factor A protein 1-like is translated as MEELSYDRVALQADSNHMCSLLNEEQQHIFLEVMRSINEEKHFLYFVSGFGGTGKTFLWNCILSKLRSQVSRVTSQEDLKILIENEDGTSGTATKNIVYRMTCIPLKDINQGSYKTKICARLTRLSEFILDDKPEQIQRLDFVLLDVEGHAIEAQVPQQHISRFLPRLKEGTVYFVEFFQVVPCRTNYRAVSHTYMIKFTCHTRVTEFNAAPPTFPKYAYTLASFDTLRTRIDYTADMSDTIGRIVSVEPATTAYVKGLKKAIRHLYISDGRESIEVVLWSRQATEFPAEKIIELSKEKPIILLLLGIIAKSREGQLKIQGSMSCQYHINPAIPEAAALINKFTGFPHQVTWTGAATSSSSDIMTTSVTELAKLTNPHELYGNIYQVNVVLRTISPNQPWWYLGCILCRKRVFPEGETYRCPKCSGNKAEPMYRIVFIAADPDNFLEDNAPTIEITFFGNMGQELTGIPVLQLAAISEGNNVSIPSEITRLYSHKYTLAISVPFSSMQRENVSYQVKNIITTAGPAITTKTIYPATSGTGQQQTKPTQDTTRHLPVAETTKLDSNMEEGKVATPLPSPQRLQMETSSPTMKQTTSSDDDLAFSTEAGTSGTKTKRNVRRKLGD